In Vicingus serpentipes, the following are encoded in one genomic region:
- a CDS encoding Gfo/Idh/MocA family protein, with the protein MLKIGVIGAGHLGKIHVRLLKEIADFELVGFFDLDTENRLKVEQEFGVKAFDNMDELINAVDAVDIVTPTLSHFECASKALKLSKHVFIEKPITNTVEEAKQLIELSEEANVKVQVGHVERFNPAFTAALPFINNPMFIETHRLAQFNPRGTDVPVVLDLMIHDLDIILSVVKSNIKKISASGVAVVSDTPDIANARIEFDNGCVANLTASRISLKNMRKTRLFQRDAYVAIDFLEKQSEIVKLQNVEGDPDPLAVILELGEGKGQKQINFEKPKVKEVNAIQEELQQFANSINQNTTPPVSIHDGYNALDVAHKIVEKLKISLSLIED; encoded by the coding sequence ATGTTAAAAATAGGAGTAATAGGAGCAGGTCATTTAGGTAAAATTCATGTTAGATTGCTAAAAGAAATTGCTGATTTTGAATTAGTTGGTTTTTTCGATTTAGATACAGAAAATAGATTAAAAGTTGAGCAAGAATTTGGAGTGAAAGCTTTTGACAATATGGATGAACTTATCAATGCTGTCGATGCAGTTGATATTGTTACGCCAACCTTGTCTCATTTTGAATGTGCTTCAAAAGCATTAAAACTTTCAAAACATGTTTTTATTGAAAAACCGATTACAAATACTGTAGAAGAAGCAAAACAACTGATAGAATTATCTGAAGAAGCAAATGTGAAAGTTCAAGTTGGACATGTTGAACGATTTAATCCAGCTTTTACTGCGGCTTTACCTTTCATAAATAATCCAATGTTTATTGAAACACATCGTTTAGCACAATTTAATCCAAGAGGAACAGATGTACCTGTAGTATTGGATTTAATGATACATGATTTAGATATTATTTTGAGTGTTGTAAAATCTAACATTAAAAAAATTAGTGCGAGCGGTGTAGCTGTTGTTTCTGATACTCCAGATATAGCAAATGCAAGAATAGAGTTTGATAATGGATGTGTAGCGAACTTAACTGCCAGTAGAATTTCATTAAAAAATATGCGTAAAACAAGATTGTTTCAACGCGATGCTTATGTAGCAATTGATTTTCTTGAAAAACAAAGTGAAATTGTAAAACTTCAAAATGTTGAAGGAGATCCAGATCCTTTAGCAGTTATTCTTGAGTTAGGAGAAGGTAAAGGTCAAAAGCAAATAAATTTTGAAAAGCCAAAGGTGAAAGAAGTAAATGCGATTCAGGAAGAATTACAACAATTTGCAAATTCAATTAACCAAAATACTACCCCTCCAGTTAGTATACATGATGGCTATAATGCACTTGATGTAGCTCATAAAATAGTAGAAAAGTTAAAAATATCCTTGTCATTAATAGAAGATTAA
- a CDS encoding protein-L-isoaspartate(D-aspartate) O-methyltransferase has protein sequence MSDTYRHKGQRKLLAKLLAEKGINCPDVLLAIETVPRHLFIPDTALHKYAYEDNAFPIGSGQTISQPYTIAFQTQMLEIKKREKVLEIGTGSGYQTAVLLEVGAKVFSIERQKALFDRTKNFLPSIGYNAKLFYGDGYAGLPSFAPFDKIIVTAGAPYIPEDLLSQLKIGGIMMIPVGDDDDKIMKKVIKKGEKSFEVEELGIFRFVPLLKEKGND, from the coding sequence TTGAGCGATACATACAGACATAAAGGCCAACGAAAATTATTAGCTAAATTATTAGCCGAAAAAGGCATAAATTGTCCTGATGTTTTATTAGCAATAGAAACTGTACCTCGCCATTTATTTATACCAGATACCGCACTTCATAAATATGCTTATGAAGATAATGCTTTCCCTATAGGTTCTGGACAAACCATTTCTCAACCTTATACTATTGCTTTTCAAACTCAAATGCTTGAAATAAAAAAGCGTGAAAAAGTATTGGAAATTGGTACAGGCTCAGGATATCAAACTGCTGTTTTATTAGAAGTTGGCGCTAAAGTTTTTTCTATTGAAAGACAAAAAGCTTTATTTGACAGAACTAAAAACTTCTTACCTTCTATTGGCTATAACGCAAAACTTTTTTATGGCGATGGCTATGCTGGGTTGCCTTCTTTTGCACCTTTCGATAAAATTATTGTTACTGCTGGTGCGCCATATATTCCAGAAGATTTATTAAGCCAACTTAAAATAGGTGGAATAATGATGATACCTGTAGGAGATGATGATGATAAAATCATGAAAAAGGTAATTAAAAAAGGCGAAAAATCTTTTGAAGTTGAAGAACTTGGAATCTTTAGATTTGTTCCTTTATTAAAAGAAAAAGGAAACGATTAA
- the truA gene encoding tRNA pseudouridine(38-40) synthase TruA has protein sequence MSRFFIQIKYKGTNYHGWQVQPNANSVQAEVNKALSTLFQEEILVVGAGRTDTGVHATDFFAHFETEKEFENEHVCYKLNCILPKDISCSKVFKVNDDVHARFSATERTYEYWITPTKNPFLIDGAYFFSHDLEIEKMNEAAKLLIRKADFSCFSKSNTDTFTNDCTINKAIWEEKNDVLVFTISADRFLRNMVRAIVGTLLDVGLGKIKPQEIENIIASKNRNDAGTSVPAHGLYLTKINYPTNG, from the coding sequence ATGAGCAGATTTTTTATCCAAATAAAATATAAAGGAACAAATTATCATGGGTGGCAGGTGCAACCCAATGCGAACTCAGTGCAGGCTGAAGTTAACAAAGCTTTAAGCACATTATTTCAAGAAGAAATTTTAGTTGTAGGCGCAGGCAGAACTGATACTGGCGTTCATGCTACTGATTTTTTTGCTCATTTTGAAACAGAAAAAGAATTTGAAAATGAACATGTTTGCTATAAGTTAAACTGTATTTTACCTAAAGATATTTCTTGTTCTAAAGTATTTAAAGTGAATGATGATGTTCATGCTCGTTTTTCTGCAACAGAGCGCACTTATGAATATTGGATTACTCCAACTAAAAATCCATTTTTAATAGATGGTGCTTATTTTTTTAGCCATGATTTAGAAATTGAAAAAATGAATGAAGCGGCTAAATTATTGATTCGAAAAGCTGATTTCTCTTGTTTTAGCAAAAGTAATACTGACACTTTTACAAACGATTGTACAATTAATAAGGCAATTTGGGAGGAGAAAAATGATGTTTTAGTTTTTACCATTTCTGCCGACCGTTTCCTTAGAAATATGGTTAGAGCTATAGTAGGAACTTTACTTGATGTTGGTTTAGGTAAAATTAAACCACAAGAAATAGAAAATATAATTGCTTCAAAAAATAGAAATGATGCTGGAACTAGTGTTCCTGCTCATGGCTTGTATTTAACTAAAATAAACTACCCAACTAATGGCTAA
- a CDS encoding ABC transporter ATP-binding protein: MAKSVSGSAFDVPLFKRIMAYVKPYNKVFYITSAISIVLAFMAWIRPVLIQVTIDENIKKLDKEGLLMMTLILIGVLIIESILEYFFNYLSNLLGQNVIRDLRNQVFKHVISFKLKHFDNTPIGQLVTRTVSDIETIAEMFSGGILVIISDLLKIFTIITYMFIKQWDLALITLIPIPILFFATSIFKRVIKKAFQEVREQVSVLNTFVQEHITGMSIVQIFNREEVEMDKFSDINKKHRAAHIKTVWAYSIFFPIVEMLSAASIALLVWYGFKEVAEQHATPGIIFSFILFIYMLYRPIRQLADRFNTLQMGMVSSERVFKVLDTNSTIENNGTLSPINLTGNIKFKDVWFAYNDEDWVLKNISIDMKKGESLALVGATGAGKSSIINLLGRYYEINKGEITIDDININDFDLNHLRKTMSIVLQDVFLFSDSILNNITLYSEEITKEQVIEAAKKIGAHEFIAALPNGYEYNVKERGALLSVGQRQLISFIRAYVHQPEILILDEATSSIDSESEALIQHATDVITENRTSIIVAHRLSTIKNADKILVIDKGEIMEEGNHFELIKKDGYYKKLYDYQFKNQIEDEQ; encoded by the coding sequence ATGGCTAAAAGTGTTTCAGGAAGTGCTTTCGACGTGCCATTATTTAAACGAATAATGGCTTATGTAAAACCTTACAATAAGGTATTTTACATCACTTCTGCAATAAGCATCGTTTTAGCTTTTATGGCATGGATTCGTCCGGTATTAATTCAAGTAACGATTGACGAAAACATAAAAAAACTTGACAAAGAAGGTTTATTGATGATGACCTTAATTTTAATTGGGGTTTTAATTATCGAATCTATTTTAGAATACTTTTTTAATTACTTAAGTAACCTTTTAGGACAAAATGTAATTAGAGATTTAAGAAATCAAGTTTTTAAACATGTAATTAGCTTTAAATTAAAACACTTCGACAACACACCAATTGGTCAGTTGGTTACACGAACAGTATCGGACATTGAAACTATTGCAGAAATGTTTTCTGGTGGAATACTAGTAATTATTAGTGATTTACTAAAAATATTTACCATCATCACCTACATGTTTATTAAACAGTGGGATCTAGCTCTAATTACCTTAATTCCTATTCCTATTTTGTTTTTTGCTACATCTATATTTAAGCGAGTAATTAAAAAAGCTTTTCAAGAAGTTAGAGAGCAAGTATCTGTATTAAATACATTTGTTCAAGAGCACATTACAGGAATGTCAATTGTCCAAATTTTCAATCGTGAGGAGGTTGAAATGGATAAGTTTTCTGACATTAATAAAAAACATAGAGCAGCGCATATTAAAACCGTTTGGGCTTATTCTATTTTCTTTCCAATAGTTGAAATGCTTTCTGCTGCTTCTATTGCTTTACTGGTTTGGTATGGATTTAAAGAAGTTGCTGAACAACATGCTACTCCTGGAATTATTTTCTCTTTTATTCTATTTATATACATGTTGTATCGCCCAATCAGGCAGTTAGCTGATCGTTTTAATACACTGCAAATGGGTATGGTAAGTTCTGAGCGTGTTTTTAAAGTGCTTGACACCAATTCAACAATCGAAAATAACGGCACACTTTCTCCTATAAATCTTACTGGAAATATTAAGTTTAAAGATGTTTGGTTTGCATACAATGATGAAGATTGGGTATTGAAAAATATTTCTATCGACATGAAAAAAGGAGAATCTTTAGCTTTAGTTGGTGCAACAGGAGCTGGAAAATCTTCCATCATAAATTTATTGGGCAGATATTACGAAATCAATAAAGGAGAAATTACTATTGACGACATTAACATTAATGATTTTGATTTAAATCATTTAAGAAAAACAATGTCTATTGTTTTACAAGATGTCTTCTTATTTTCTGATTCAATATTAAATAACATTACGCTTTACAGCGAAGAAATAACAAAAGAACAAGTAATTGAGGCCGCAAAAAAAATAGGTGCACATGAATTTATTGCTGCCTTACCAAACGGCTATGAATATAATGTAAAAGAGCGAGGTGCTTTATTATCTGTTGGACAACGTCAACTTATTTCATTTATCCGAGCTTATGTTCACCAGCCAGAAATTTTAATTCTTGATGAGGCAACATCTTCTATCGACAGTGAGTCAGAAGCCTTAATTCAACATGCAACTGATGTAATTACCGAAAACCGAACTTCTATTATCGTTGCTCACCGTTTATCAACCATTAAAAATGCTGATAAAATATTAGTAATTGATAAAGGAGAAATAATGGAAGAGGGCAATCATTTTGAATTGATTAAAAAAGATGGTTATTACAAAAAGCTGTATGACTATCAATTTAAAAATCAAATTGAAGATGAACAATAA
- a CDS encoding choice-of-anchor Q domain-containing protein, translating to MKKVPFILIGLLIIVSFSCRKDDVITDTNAQLSFSTDTLLIDTVFTTLGSTTKRLMVYNRNDSKIRISSISLDGGESSQFRINVDGASGNIHTDIEIEANDSLFIFIEVTIDPNATNDLFIVKENIRFITNGNNQSVALVAWGQDAHYFVANQFSSSLPPLVYLDKDTSAGALNVTWPNDKPYVIYGGYLTLDGNDKLTIDKGVRIHLHNNAGLWVYKGGNIIINGTKDEPVTFQGTRLESSYKDVAGQWDRIWINEGSVDNVFNYVKIKNAYIGIQAETLPFEPNTALSSNKLILNNCEIHNSSAVGILATNYQIESENSLITNCGQYNLLVTGGGKYNFNHTTIANYWPDGFRETPAIYMQNYYTDINGATQVRNIDSALFKNCIIAGSEDNEFVTEVLSPGAINYKVSYSLLKTNAATPAPNFENLAPYFSSSVFVDTQLDFHLIGGSPAINKGIISSVTTDHDGVTRNNPPDLGAYEE from the coding sequence ATGAAAAAGGTACCATTCATATTAATTGGCTTATTAATCATTGTTTCATTTTCTTGTAGAAAAGATGATGTAATTACTGATACCAATGCGCAATTAAGTTTTTCTACCGACACATTACTTATCGACACTGTTTTTACCACACTTGGTTCTACGACCAAACGTTTAATGGTTTACAATAGAAACGATAGTAAAATTAGAATTTCAAGTATTTCGTTAGATGGGGGAGAAAGCTCTCAATTTAGAATAAATGTTGATGGAGCATCCGGAAATATACACACCGACATAGAAATTGAAGCCAACGATAGTTTATTTATTTTTATTGAGGTTACCATTGACCCAAATGCCACAAACGATTTATTTATTGTTAAAGAAAATATTCGATTTATTACTAATGGGAATAACCAAAGTGTTGCCCTAGTAGCATGGGGACAAGATGCTCATTATTTTGTTGCTAATCAATTTAGTTCTAGCCTTCCTCCTCTTGTATATTTAGATAAAGATACTTCTGCCGGAGCATTAAACGTAACTTGGCCAAACGACAAGCCTTATGTAATTTATGGTGGTTATTTAACCCTAGATGGAAATGATAAATTAACGATAGATAAAGGAGTAAGAATTCATTTACACAACAATGCAGGACTTTGGGTTTATAAAGGTGGGAACATCATTATTAATGGAACTAAAGATGAACCTGTAACTTTTCAGGGAACGAGATTAGAATCTAGCTACAAAGATGTTGCTGGGCAATGGGACAGAATATGGATTAATGAAGGTAGTGTTGACAACGTATTCAACTATGTTAAAATTAAAAACGCTTACATTGGTATTCAGGCAGAAACCCTACCTTTTGAACCAAACACAGCTTTAAGTAGCAATAAATTAATCTTAAATAATTGTGAAATTCATAACTCTTCTGCTGTAGGGATTTTAGCTACCAACTACCAGATAGAAAGCGAAAATTCGTTAATTACCAATTGTGGACAATACAACTTATTAGTTACTGGAGGCGGTAAATACAACTTTAACCATACCACAATTGCTAACTATTGGCCCGACGGATTCAGAGAAACTCCAGCGATTTATATGCAAAACTACTACACCGATATTAATGGAGCTACACAAGTTAGAAATATAGATTCTGCATTATTTAAAAACTGTATTATTGCTGGTAGTGAAGATAATGAATTTGTAACAGAAGTACTTTCGCCTGGTGCTATTAATTATAAAGTGAGTTATTCTTTGCTTAAAACAAATGCTGCTACTCCAGCTCCTAACTTCGAAAATTTAGCTCCTTATTTTAGTAGCTCTGTTTTTGTTGATACCCAACTCGATTTCCATTTAATTGGTGGTTCACCTGCAATAAATAAAGGTATTATCTCTTCGGTTACAACCGACCATGATGGTGTAACTAGAAATAACCCACCAGACCTTGGGGCGTACGAAGAATAA
- a CDS encoding 3-oxoacyl-ACP synthase, producing MPNIISIKKELYLHCLSIAEDRIVSLQHILKETQQAANNETKSSAGDKHETGRAMAQLETEKLTTQLSEALKIKQSLTQINPELVAKNGSLGSVIYTNKGNFYIAASIGKVEIANELFFAISPASPIGKLLLTKKEKETFSFNGNKYIISNII from the coding sequence TTGCCAAATATAATTTCTATAAAAAAAGAACTTTATCTGCATTGCTTAAGCATTGCAGAGGATAGAATTGTTTCGCTCCAACATATTTTAAAAGAAACTCAACAAGCTGCAAACAACGAAACCAAAAGCAGTGCTGGCGACAAACACGAAACAGGACGTGCTATGGCTCAATTAGAAACCGAAAAACTAACTACACAACTGAGTGAGGCTTTAAAAATAAAACAAAGTTTAACTCAAATTAATCCCGAATTGGTGGCTAAAAATGGTTCATTAGGCAGTGTAATTTACACTAACAAAGGGAACTTTTACATAGCTGCAAGTATTGGTAAAGTAGAAATAGCAAACGAGTTATTTTTTGCAATCTCTCCAGCGTCGCCTATTGGGAAATTATTGCTCACAAAAAAAGAGAAGGAAACCTTCTCTTTTAATGGTAATAAATATATAATTTCTAATATAATTTAA
- a CDS encoding YebC/PmpR family DNA-binding transcriptional regulator, giving the protein MGRAFEFRKARKFKRWGQMSRTFTRIGKDIVMAIKEGGPDPESNSRLRAVMQNAKAANMPKDNVERAIKRATDKDTSNYKEIVFEGYAPHGIAILVETASDNNNRTVANLRSYFSKCDGALGTSGSVVFMFDHTCNFRIENDGTDPEELELELIDYGAEEVFVDDDGIIIYAPFESFGSIQKYLEENNKEILSSGFERIAQVTKQLTPEQEADVNKLLEKIEEDDDVQNVYHTMDAQLED; this is encoded by the coding sequence ATGGGAAGAGCATTTGAATTTAGAAAAGCCCGAAAATTTAAAAGATGGGGGCAGATGTCGAGAACTTTTACCAGAATAGGTAAAGATATTGTAATGGCAATTAAAGAGGGTGGTCCAGATCCTGAATCAAACTCTAGATTAAGAGCTGTAATGCAAAATGCTAAGGCAGCAAACATGCCTAAAGACAATGTAGAGAGAGCAATAAAAAGAGCTACAGATAAAGATACGAGTAACTACAAAGAAATCGTTTTTGAAGGATATGCTCCTCACGGAATTGCTATTTTAGTAGAAACTGCTTCTGATAATAACAATAGAACTGTTGCTAATTTACGTAGCTATTTTAGTAAGTGTGATGGTGCATTAGGTACTTCTGGTTCAGTTGTTTTTATGTTTGACCACACGTGTAACTTTAGAATTGAAAATGATGGTACAGACCCAGAAGAATTAGAATTAGAATTGATTGATTATGGAGCAGAAGAAGTTTTTGTGGATGATGATGGTATTATTATTTATGCTCCATTCGAAAGTTTTGGGTCTATTCAAAAATACTTAGAAGAAAATAACAAAGAAATTTTATCATCTGGATTTGAGCGTATAGCACAAGTTACAAAGCAACTAACACCAGAGCAGGAAGCAGATGTAAATAAATTATTAGAAAAAATTGAGGAAGATGACGACGTTCAAAACGTTTACCATACTATGGATGCTCAATTAGAAGATTAA
- a CDS encoding bifunctional 3,4-dihydroxy-2-butanone-4-phosphate synthase/GTP cyclohydrolase II, which yields MDTKLNKIEEAIEDIKAGKVIIVVDDEDRENEGDFVAAARTVTPEMINFMATHGRGLICAPLVEDRCVELGLDLMVTSNNAAYETPFTVSVDLIGHGCTTGISASDRAKTIQALINPETRNEELGKPGHIFPLKAKKGGVLRRAGHTEAAIDLARLAGFEPAGVIVEIMNEDGTMARLPDLLPIAKKFDLKIVSIKDLIAYRLKHETLIKREVSVKMPTEVGDFDLVAYKQTTNEMDHLALVKGTWEKDEPILVRVHSSCMTGDIFGSCRCDCGPQLQKAMEMIEEAGKGVIVYMNQEGRGIGLLNKLKAYKLQEEGRDTVEANIELGFQADQRDYGVGAQILRDLGVSKIKLMSNNPKKRTGLIGYGLEITENVSIEIESNKHNKNYLETKRDKMGHSLKMNK from the coding sequence ATGGATACAAAGTTAAATAAAATAGAGGAAGCAATCGAAGACATTAAGGCTGGAAAAGTTATTATTGTTGTAGATGATGAAGATAGAGAAAATGAAGGTGACTTTGTAGCTGCAGCAAGAACTGTTACGCCTGAAATGATAAATTTTATGGCTACTCACGGTCGAGGTTTAATTTGTGCTCCTTTGGTTGAAGACAGATGTGTTGAGTTAGGGTTGGATTTAATGGTTACTTCTAATAATGCTGCTTATGAAACACCATTTACAGTATCTGTTGATTTAATAGGACATGGTTGTACTACAGGTATTTCTGCTAGCGATAGAGCAAAAACAATACAGGCATTAATAAACCCTGAAACAAGAAACGAAGAACTAGGAAAGCCTGGTCATATTTTTCCGCTTAAAGCAAAAAAAGGTGGAGTATTAAGAAGAGCAGGACATACTGAAGCGGCTATTGATTTAGCTCGTTTGGCAGGTTTTGAACCAGCAGGAGTTATTGTTGAAATAATGAACGAAGATGGAACGATGGCTCGTTTGCCTGATTTACTTCCTATTGCTAAAAAGTTTGATTTAAAAATAGTTTCAATAAAAGACTTAATTGCTTATCGTTTAAAGCATGAAACACTTATTAAAAGAGAAGTTTCAGTAAAAATGCCTACTGAAGTTGGTGATTTTGATTTGGTAGCTTATAAGCAAACCACGAATGAAATGGATCATTTGGCTCTGGTAAAAGGAACTTGGGAAAAAGATGAACCTATTTTAGTGCGAGTTCACTCATCTTGTATGACTGGTGATATATTTGGTTCGTGCAGATGCGATTGCGGGCCTCAATTACAGAAAGCAATGGAAATGATTGAAGAAGCTGGTAAGGGGGTAATTGTTTACATGAATCAAGAGGGGAGAGGGATAGGATTGTTAAATAAATTGAAAGCTTATAAATTGCAAGAAGAAGGGAGAGATACGGTTGAAGCAAATATAGAATTAGGCTTTCAGGCAGACCAAAGAGATTATGGTGTAGGAGCTCAAATTTTAAGAGACTTAGGCGTTTCTAAAATTAAATTAATGAGTAATAATCCTAAAAAGAGAACAGGTTTAATAGGTTACGGTTTAGAGATTACAGAAAATGTATCTATAGAAATTGAATCGAATAAACATAATAAAAATTATTTAGAGACTAAGAGAGATAAAATGGGTCACTCTTTAAAAATGAATAAATAA
- the ruvX gene encoding Holliday junction resolvase RuvX: MAKILAIDYGQKRVGFAATDDLQIIASGLTTVHVKDCIAFIEEYLTKNDVECIVIGEAKDLQNNPSESARFIEPFVKHLSRKFPTIKLERVDERFTSKMAFQTMIDSGLKKKARQNKALIDEISATIILQSYLEQKNSF; encoded by the coding sequence ATGGCAAAAATTTTAGCAATTGATTATGGACAAAAAAGAGTTGGTTTTGCAGCTACCGATGATTTACAAATTATTGCAAGTGGATTAACAACTGTTCATGTTAAAGATTGTATTGCTTTTATTGAAGAATACTTAACAAAAAATGATGTAGAATGTATTGTTATTGGTGAAGCAAAAGACTTACAAAACAATCCTTCTGAATCTGCTCGTTTTATAGAACCCTTTGTTAAACACTTAAGCAGGAAGTTTCCAACTATTAAACTAGAGCGAGTTGATGAAAGATTTACATCTAAAATGGCTTTTCAAACCATGATAGATAGTGGATTAAAAAAGAAGGCTAGACAAAACAAAGCCTTAATAGATGAAATTAGTGCCACCATAATTTTACAATCTTACCTGGAGCAGAAAAATAGCTTTTAA
- a CDS encoding DUF4442 domain-containing protein: MNRHLLKFGLNLWPPFIGTGIWIKEITSDYSYIKIEMKLKPWNKNIVGSHFGGSLYAMTDPFYMLMLLHLLGKDYIVWDKSAKINFIKPGKETVFAEFSLSKQQIEEIKHITDNQYKYEPTFNVAIKNIKGEVIAEVEKVLYIRKKNKA, translated from the coding sequence ATGAATAGACACTTATTAAAATTTGGATTAAATCTTTGGCCTCCATTTATTGGTACTGGAATTTGGATTAAAGAAATTACATCTGATTACAGTTACATAAAAATTGAGATGAAGCTTAAACCATGGAACAAAAATATTGTAGGAAGTCATTTTGGTGGTTCGCTTTATGCCATGACAGACCCTTTTTATATGCTAATGCTCTTACACTTATTAGGAAAGGATTACATTGTATGGGATAAATCGGCCAAAATAAACTTTATTAAGCCCGGAAAAGAAACCGTTTTTGCTGAGTTTAGTTTATCAAAACAGCAAATTGAAGAAATTAAACACATTACTGATAATCAGTACAAATACGAACCAACTTTTAATGTTGCTATAAAAAATATAAAAGGTGAAGTAATTGCCGAAGTTGAGAAAGTGCTTTACATTAGGAAAAAGAATAAAGCTTAA
- a CDS encoding sulfatase-like hydrolase/transferase — protein MIYLKNYLTFLVIITLTLYSCKKDVEIIEEKDEGLKTENVIIIIIDGPRYAETWGDNSHENIPYLAKTIKLKGIVNTNFFNNGFTYTLPGHLALSTGRYYPIDNFGGELPPFPSIYQYYKQTYPDKNCWIISSKDKIELLSNTSESDYNNKYLANTDCGINGLGSGYREDSITTYNTINILTNEHPSLVLINLKDPDTWGHANNWEKYIESIKKSDEYINEIVSLIDTNPYYKDKTTLFITNDHGRHEDAYGGFQNHGDNCEGCRHIMFFGYGPDFKKNSTIDTRYELVDIANTTAKLLNFNLPNSNGIVMEELFEKNN, from the coding sequence ATGATTTATTTAAAAAATTACCTCACCTTTTTAGTAATTATTACTTTAACTCTATACTCTTGTAAAAAAGATGTTGAAATTATTGAAGAGAAAGATGAAGGATTAAAAACTGAAAATGTAATAATTATAATAATAGATGGCCCTCGTTACGCTGAAACTTGGGGAGATAATTCTCATGAAAATATTCCATATTTAGCAAAAACTATTAAACTTAAAGGAATTGTTAATACAAACTTTTTCAATAATGGATTTACCTATACCTTACCTGGTCATTTAGCATTATCAACTGGACGCTACTACCCTATTGACAATTTTGGAGGCGAACTTCCACCTTTCCCTTCAATTTATCAATACTATAAACAAACTTACCCAGATAAAAATTGTTGGATAATATCTAGTAAGGATAAAATTGAATTACTTTCAAACACTTCAGAATCTGATTACAACAACAAATATTTAGCAAATACTGATTGTGGTATAAATGGACTAGGAAGTGGTTATAGAGAAGATAGTATAACAACTTATAATACAATTAATATTTTAACAAATGAACACCCTAGTTTAGTTTTGATAAACCTAAAAGACCCCGACACATGGGGTCATGCAAATAACTGGGAAAAATATATAGAATCAATTAAAAAAAGTGATGAATATATAAATGAAATTGTTAGTTTAATTGATACAAATCCTTACTACAAAGATAAAACAACCTTATTTATTACGAATGATCATGGACGCCACGAGGATGCTTATGGAGGGTTTCAAAACCATGGAGATAATTGCGAAGGATGCAGACACATTATGTTTTTCGGATATGGCCCAGATTTTAAAAAGAATTCAACAATTGACACTCGATATGAGTTAGTAGATATCGCTAATACTACAGCGAAACTTTTAAACTTTAACTTACCTAATTCTAATGGAATTGTAATGGAAGAATTATTCGAAAAGAATAATTAA